The following proteins are encoded in a genomic region of Arachis ipaensis cultivar K30076 chromosome B02, Araip1.1, whole genome shotgun sequence:
- the LOC107627374 gene encoding kinesin-like protein KIN-7O, with the protein MERIHVSVRARPLSLEDAKTSPWRISGNSIFISNHSSKFEFDKIFSEHCKTVEVYESRIKEIVAAAVRGFNGTIFAYGQTNSGKTHTMRGSKTEPGVIPQAVHDLFRMIQKDIDREFLLRMSYLEIYNEDINDLLAPEHRKLQIHENLERGIYVAGLREEIVASPEHVLDLMQFGESHRHIGDTNMNLYSSRSHTIFRMIIESRDRREDEGNGSCDAVRVSVLNLVDLAGSERVAKTGAEGVRLKEGSHINKSLLTLGTVIKKLSEGAESQGGHVPYRDSKLTRFLQPSLGGNANTAMICNVTLAQIHTDETKSSLQFASRALRVTNCAQVNEILTDAALLKRQKKEIEELRAKLMSSHSEHLEEEILNLRNTLLQTELERERIALELEEEKKNQAEWQKRIKEQAKKIENLSSMVLFSKRDETCEIIKKDKRRDTWCLGKLSRENPRDACSSIQSNASTVKPGRQKQCIGPLVPFDELMIEDAFVEQSSNQEDNKNGDMNEDCNLPNPSALLHVTSRKKIPSRKRSLSMEDDEFLKLQEEYENLLLRFETQRTASEIEIKSLRKQLVEANSLQYTEPIGCLNSANGVNWNENKDVSFQESEAILVIKRLEEQIKVLEMEKLSSQLRSMHNSHFKPKRKDLPFFFGEGGLYEELSKVQKAAQVANKQLACETDENLNFVINLSMEVQEIFSDVQNAKEAVQSALLMVDDTTKSFFALCNVFNDFKTSISQHVAELSVILSNYNQLNSCSRQQISELENEKILLDNQLADLQKQLQDSKVDFENSQSSLMKCIEQQELQNADLISHIHTLEKEISVLTSSSLVKEKETFRKDLEKTKSKLKETESKLKIAVQEKTKLEGEKASIERELKRLHGQNSLLERDINKRDSLAGRRHEVFDPKRPKSLASSLEQTLQEELKKMDAFAFEAESRITSLEEELTAALKEKEEVKFSNEDLTSQLEGLMEKLNESNSELYNLKEEISVLRQMLEESDQRQEKLRSSIKVLLEEKEELAMQLTDSLLEIEEERAIWSAKEKATLLAIEEQTRKNNMQITSSSKELSEVRNELASCREECQTLQKRLTTSDESGRLMENIRETTLELDQLENHTETINAESKQSRESPKANSEMPLPEPRGSLEKDNADDNLSELYVLVKGVDLSSQSQELSNEFQKLKNELAVAISERDKLACQMEDQQKHVTEMEFLQKHCQAQLSTAKNQVEELSQKVSCYEAKMHADKVTNNKETTKLRMMLRGTKARLDAILTRYREVVDESDLMHRKFEEAAAKLKDKLATKGIEVLNLKKQLAAKGM; encoded by the exons ATGGAGAGGATTCATGTGAGTGTCCGTGCAAGACCCCTCTCCCTTGAGGATGCCAAGACTAGCCCTTGGAGGATCTCTGGCAATTCAATTTTCATTTCCAATCACTCCTCCAAGTTTgaatttg ATAAAATCTTTAGTGAACATTGCAAGACCGTGGAAGTATATGAAAGTCGTATTAAAGAAATCGTCGCTGCTGCAGTTCGCGGATTCAATG GCACTATTTTTGCTTATGGGCAAACAAATAGTGGGAAGACTCATACGATGCGGGGCTCAAAAACAGAGCCAGGAGTGATTCCTCAAGCCGTGCATGATTTGTTTCGGATGATTCAAAAG GATATAGATCGAGAGTTTTTGCTTAGGATGTCATACCTGGAGATTTACAATGAAGATATCAATGATTTATTGGCTCCTGAGCATCGTAAACTTCAGATTCATGAAAATCTAGAG CGAGGAATATATGTAGCTGGGTTGCGCGAAGAGATTGTCGCCTCGCCTGAGCATGTGCTTGATCTCATGCAGTTTGGAGAAt CTCATAGACACATTGGGGATACAAATATGAATTTATACAGCAGTAGGTCTCATACTATTTTTCGCATG ATAATTGAGAGTAGGGAtagaagagaagatgaaggcaaTGGAAGTTGTGATGCTGTTCGTGTATCAGTGTTG AATCTAGTGGATCTTGCTGGTTCAGAACGTGTTGCAAAAACTGGAGCAGAAGGTGTTCGGCTCAAGGAGGGTTCTCATATAAACAAAAGCTTATTGACTTTGGGAACTGTCATTAAAAAATTGAGTGAAGGTGCTGAGAGTCAAGG AGGTCATGTTCCTTACCGAGATAGCAAGCTTACACGATTTTTGCAACCTTCACTAGGTGGAAATGCTAACACAGCTATGATATGCAACGTTACACTTGCACAA ATACATACAGATGAAACTAAAAGTAGCCTCCAATTTGCAAGTAGAGCATTGCGTGTCACAAATTGCGCTCAAGTGAATGAG ATTTTGACAGATGCTGCCTTGTTAAAGCGTCAAAAGAAAGAGATTGAAGAGCTTCGTGCTAAATTGATG AGTTCTCATTCAGAGCATCTGGAAGAGGAGATTTTGAACCTTCGGAATACATTATTACAA ACTGAATTGGAAAGGGAACGCATAGCTTTGGAATtggaggaggaaaagaaaaatcaagctGAATGGCAGAAAAGAATAAAGGAGCAAgcaaagaaaattgaaaatttaagcTCAATGGTTCTGTTTTCAAAGAGGGATGAGACATGTGAAATTATTAAGAAG GACAAGAGACGGGATACATGGTGTCTAGGAAAACTATCAAGGGAGAATCCAAGAGAT GCCTGCTCTAGCATCCAATCAAATGCTTCTACTGTAAAACCTGGAAGACAGAAGCAATGCATTGGACCACTTGTTCCTTTTGACGAACTTATGATTGAGGATGCTTTTGTGGAGCAGTCTTCTAACCAAGAGGACAATAAAAATGGTGATATGAATGAGGACTGCAATCTGCCTAACCCAAGTGCTTTATTGCATGTAACAAGCAGGAAAAAGATTCCATCACGGAAAAGAAGTTTATCCATG GAGGATGATGAGTTTCTAAAGTTACAGGAAGAATATGAGAATTTGCTTTTAAGATTTGAAACTCAG AGAACTGCGAGTGAGATAGAAATAAAGTCATTGAGAAAACAGCTAGTTGAGGCAAATTCTCTTCAATATACAGAACCTATTGGCTGTTTAAATAGTGCAAATGGTGTTAACTGGAATGAGAATAAAGATGTGAGTTTCCAAGAGTCAGAAGCTATTCTTGTCATCAAGAGACTTGAAGAACAg attaaggTTTTGGAAATGGAAAAGTTATCAAGCCAACTTAGATCTATGCATAATTCGCATTTCAAGCCCAAAAGAAAGGATCTTCCATTTTTTTTTGGGGAGGGGGGG TTGTATGAAGAGCTTAGTAAAGTACAGAAGGCAGCTCAAGTTGCTAACAAACAACTTGCTTGTGAAACT GATGAAAATTTGAACTTTGTGATCAATCTTTCAATGGAAGTTCAAGAAATATTTTCAGATGTACAAAATGCAAAAGAAGCTGTTCAAAGTGCATTGTTGATGGTGGATGACACCACTAAAAGTTTCTTTGCTCTCTGCAATGTGTTTAAT GATTTTAAAACCTCAATATCTCAGCATGTTGCAGAACTAAGTGTAATCTTGAGTAACTACAACCAGTTGAATTCTTGCTCAAGACAACAAATTTCTGAGCTTGAGAATGAGAAG ATTCTTCTAGACAACCAATTAGCTGATCTTCAAAAGCAGCTTCAGGATTCAAAAGTGGATTTTGAGAATTCCCAAAGTTCTTTAATG AAATGCATTGAACAACAGGAATTGCAAAATGCAGACCTGATTTCACATATCCATACACTTGAAAAAGAAATATCAGTTTTAACATCATCTTCATTGGTCAAGGAAAAGGAAACATTCAGAAAAGATCTTGAGAAAACAAAATCCAAGTTGAAAGAAACTGAGTCTAAGCTTAAGATTGCAGTACAAGAGAAAACAAAACTTGag GGTGAGAAAGCCTCTATTGAACGTGAGCTTAAACGGTTGCATGGTCAGAATTCTCTTCTTGAACGAGACATTAATAAACGTGATTCACTTGCTGGTAGAAGACATGAGGTGTTTGATCCCAAAAGACCAAAGAGTCTTGCTTCTTCTCTTGAGCAAACATTACAG GAAGAGCTCAAAAAGATGGACGCTTTTGCATTTGAAGCAGAATCAAGAATCACTTCTTTGGAAGAAGAACTGACAGCTGCattgaaagagaaagaagaggtgAAATTTAGCAATGAGGATTTAACTTCACAGCTGGAAGGCTTGATGGAAAAGCTGAATGAATCAAACTCTGAACTGTACAATTTAAAGGAAGAGATTTCTGTTCTT AGACAAATGTTGGAGGAATCTGATCAAAGGCAAGAAAAATTGAGAAGTTCTATCAAAGTATTGTTGGAAGAAAAGGAGGAGCTGGCAATG CAACTCACAGATTCCCTTTTGGAAATAGAGGAGGAAAGGGCAATATGGTCTGCAAAGGAAAAGGCTACACTTCTAGCCATAGAAGAACAAACAAGAAAGAACAACATGCAAATTACATCATCGTCAAAAGAGTTATCAGAA GTAAGAAATGAACTAGCTTCCTGTAGAGAAGAATGTCAGACACTGCAAAAAAGGTTAACTACTTCAGATGAAAGTGGACGTCTCATGGAAAATATCAG AGAAACAACTTTGGAGTTAGACCAGCTAGAAAATCACACTGAAACAATCAATGCTGAGAGCAAACAATCACGAGAA AGTCCAAAAGCCAATTCAGAGATGCCGTTGCCAGAGCCGCGTGGCAGTCTTGAGAAAGATAACGCTGATGATAATCTAAGTGAGCTTTATGTCCTTGTTAAAGGCGTTGATCTCTCAAGTCAAAGCCAAGAACTTTCGAATGAGTTTCAG AAACTCAAGAACGAACTTGCTGTTGCAATAAGCGAAAGGGATAAATTGGCATGTCAGATGGAAGACCAACAGAAACATGTTACAGAAATGGAATTTCTGCAAAAGCATTGCCAAGCTCAG TTGTCAACAGCAAAGAACCAGGTTGAGGAACTTAGTCAAAAAGTTTCTTGCTATGAAGCAAAAATGCACGCG GATAAAGTAACTAACAACAAAGAGACGACCAAACTTCGAATGATGCTCCGTGGAACAAAGGCAAGGCTAGATGCTATCCTCACTCGATATAGAGAAGTAGTAGATGAATCAGATTTAATGCATAGGAAGTTTGAGGAGGCAGCAGCAAAGCTGAAGGACAAGTTGGCTACAAAAGGAATAGAGGTCCTTAATCTAAAGAAGCAACTAGCTGCAAAAGGAATGTAA
- the LOC107627373 gene encoding uncharacterized protein LOC107627373: MAENGAQQFNQAELLGQMAELQAEVQRLAEHSTQNNAGKHEEGSSKSSALGNSDPLSITPPKEKLTLDNPFSEEITNFRMLKNFVLPNSLEPYKGIGDPRAHIKKFQSMMFFNGANNEPILCQSFPTYLDGATLLWFSKLSAGSISSFEDLARSFIDYFAASRIYVHGSDYLGTIKQGQHESLKDYLTRFAEATMEIPDLDPKVHLHALKTGLRPGKFRETIATTKPRLLEEFRERAAGQMEIEELQEAQKTEEQPTRREEERTFKPPSKKEQKKPFKLTPKFDTYTRFNTKRENIIKEILNAKIVKPPARAGSYQDQRFVDRSKHCAFHQKYGHTTDECLIAKDLLERLAQQGLLDKYVEGRKSRETKKEPEERSTEKEKGKWTTIDPPGGS, encoded by the coding sequence ATGGCTGAGAACGGAGCTCAACAATTCAACCAAGCCGAACTTCTAGGCCAGATGGCCGAACTCCAAGCAGAAGTCCAAAGACTTGCTGAACATTCCACACAAAATAATGCAGGAAAGCATGAAGAAGGTAGCTCCAAAAGCTCGGCCCTGGGGAACTCAGATCCTTTAAGCATCACCCCGCCAAAGGAAAAGCTGACGCTGGATAACCCTTTCTCCGAAGAAATCACAAACTTCAGGATGTTGAAGAATTTCGTGCTGCCTAACTCCCTGGAACCATATAAGGGGATTGGCGACCCCCGAGCTCATATAAAAAAATTCCAGTCTATGATGTTCTTTAACGGCGCTAATAATGAACCTATACTTTGTCAATCTTTTCCCACTTACCTTGACGGTGCTACTCTACTTTGGTTTTCTAAATTATCTGCAGGATCAATTTCATCCTTCGAGGATCTGGCGAGGTCTTTTATCGACTACTTCGCCGCCTCAAGGATTTACGTCCATGGATCAGACTACCTCGGGACGATCAAGCAAGGACAACATGAAAGCCTTAAAGACTACTTAACCCGATTCGCCGAGGCCACCATGGAGATTCCAGATTTGGACCCTAAGGTCCACCTGCACGCGCTTAAGACAGGCCTCAGACCTGGGAAATTCAGAGAAACAATTGCAACTACTAAACCCAGGTTGTTGGAAGAATTCCGAGAGAGAGCTGCAGGTCAGATGGAGATCGAGGAATTACAAGAAGCTCAAAAAACGGAAGAACAGCcgacaagaagagaggaagagaggACATTCAAACCGCCGAGCAAAAAAGAGCAAAAGAAGCCCTTTAAGCTCACACCAAAGTTCGATACCTACACCAGATTCAATACAAAGAGGGAGAACATAATCAAGGAAATCCTCAACGCCAAAATAGTCAAACCCCCCGCCAGAGCAGGAAGCTATCAAGATCAACGGTTCGTGGACAGAAGTAAGCACTGTGCCTTCCACCAGAAGTATGGACACACGACGGATGAATGCTTAATAGCCAAGGACCTGTTGGAAAGGTTAGCTCAGCAAGGGCTCCTAGACAAGTATGTCGAGGGACGAAAAAGCAGGGAAACCAAAAAGGAGCCAGAAGAGCGATCAacagagaaagaaaaaggaaaatggaCAACAATAGACCCCCCAGGGGGATCATAA